Proteins from a genomic interval of Poecile atricapillus isolate bPoeAtr1 chromosome 1, bPoeAtr1.hap1, whole genome shotgun sequence:
- the ABCD4 gene encoding lysosomal cobalamin transporter ABCD4 isoform X8: MNIHVERPRRRGWPGRSGPVRRAPMAGGSGSAGGAGAGGRAGSRLDGLFLRRFLRLLAVLFPGWPSPSALMFLTLLGVALLEQLVIYQVGVIPSHYYEVLGSKDFSRFKTLTAVAVTLIIVNSTLKSFDKFICNMMYVNWRKSLTEYLHSCYFQGQVYYSLHVLREDIDNPDQRISQDVERFCRQLSSMASKLVISPFTLAYYTYQCFHSTGWLGPVSIFGYFIIGTMINKVLMSPIVSKLVQQEKLEGDFRFKHMQIRVNAEPAAFYRIGELQETLLSLGRKKNGNYSEAKTSWDLDGHSGEDPMPRDTAFLLERVTLSVPSSGKLLIKDLSLRISQGNSVMIVGNTGTGKTSLLRVLGGLWESTRGSIRMLTCFGPRGVVFLPQRPFFTDGSLREQVIYPLKEIYPPSGSADDERIMRFLELAGLTDLLARAGGLDEQVDWNWYDILSPGEMQRLSFARLFYLQPKYAVLDEATSALTEEVEHELYRMCLQLGMTLISVGHRPSLEKVRHGGSAPCLPQGGEVEGVSDKQRGVTKAGGPHCGWIMPL; the protein is encoded by the exons ATGAATATTCATGTGGAGCGCCCGCGGAGGCGGGGCTGGCCCGGCAGGTCCGGTCCGGTCCGGCGGGCACCGATGGCGGGGGGCAGCGGCAGCGCGGGGGGCGCCGGGGCCGGCGGGCG GGCTGGCTCCCGGCTGGACGGGCTGTTCCTGCGGCGGTTCCTGCGGCTCCTGGCCGTGCTCTTTCCTGGGTGGCCCTCCCCGAGCGCCCTCATGTTCCTGACGCTGCTCGGTGTCGCCTTGCTGG agcagctggtTATTTACCAGGTCGGTGTCATTCCCAGCCACTACTATGAGGTCCTAGGGAGCAAGGACTTCTCCAGATTCAAAACGTTGACTGCCGTTGCCGTGACTCTGATCATTGTGAACTCCACG CTAAAAAGTTTCGACAAGTTTATCTGCAACATGATGTATGTGAACTGGAGGAAATCCCTCACTGAATACCTCCACAGCTGCTACTTCCAAGGCCAGGTCTACTACAGCCTGCACGTGCTGCGTGAGGACATCGATAACCC GGACCAGCGCATCAGCCAGGATGTGGAGAGGTtctgcaggcagctcagctccaTGGCCAGCAAGCTCGTCATCTCACCCTTCACACTGGCCTACTACACATACCAGTGCTTTCACAG CACAGGCTGGCTAGGCCCGGTGAGCATCTTTGGGTATTTCATCATTGGGACAATGATTAACAAGGTGCTGATGAGCCCAATTGTGTCTAAACTTGTGCAGCAGGAAAAACTGGAGGGAGACTTCAG GTTCAAGCACATGCAGATTCGTGTCAATGCAGAACCAGCTGCTTTCTACAG GATTGGTGAACTGCAGGAGACCTTGCTGAGccttggcagaaaaaaaaatggtaacTACTCAGAAGCCAAAACCAGCTGGGATTTGGATGG CCATTCTGGGGAGGACCCAATGCCAAGGGACACAGCTTTCCTTCTGGAGCGAGTGACACTCTCAGTACCATCCTCTGGCAAGCTGCTTATCAAGGACTTGAGCCTCAGGATCTCACAAGGAAACAGTGTGATGATTGTGGGAAACACTGGTACAGGGAAGACCTCTCTCCTGAGGGTCCTTGGAGGACTCTGGGAGAGCACACGGG GGAGCATCAGGATGCTGACCTGCTTTGGCCCCCGAGGAGTGGTGTTCCTACCACAGCGGCCCTTCTTCACTGATGGAAGCCTGCGTGAGCAG GTGATCTACCCCTTGAAGGAGATCTATCCACCTTCAG GGTCTGCAGATGATGAGAGGATTATGCGattcctggagctggctgggctg ACTGATTTGCTGGCAAGGGCTGGAGGACTGGATGAACAGGTGGACTGGAACTG GTATGAcatcctgtccccaggggagaTGCAGAGGCTCTCATTTGCACGGCTCTTCTACCTCCAGCCAAAATACGCAG tgttaGATGAAGCCACCAGTGCCTTGACAGAAGAGGTGGAGCATGAACTGTACCGTATGTGCCTTCAGCTGGGCATGACACTGATCAGCGTGGGACACAGACCCAGCCTGGAAAAGGTGAGACACGGAGGCAGTGCTCCATGTCTCCCTCAGGGTGGTGAGGTAGAGGGGGTCTCTGACAAGCAGAGGGGAGTGACTAAGGCTGGAGGACCTCATTGTGGGTGGATCATGCCCTTGTAG
- the ABCD4 gene encoding lysosomal cobalamin transporter ABCD4 isoform X6: protein MQGEERAGSRLDGLFLRRFLRLLAVLFPGWPSPSALMFLTLLGVALLEQLVIYQVGVIPSHYYEVLGSKDFSRFKTLTAVAVTLIIVNSTLKSFDKFICNMMYVNWRKSLTEYLHSCYFQGQVYYSLHVLREDIDNPDQRISQDVERFCRQLSSMASKLVISPFTLAYYTYQCFHSTGWLGPVSIFGYFIIGTMINKVLMSPIVSKLVQQEKLEGDFRFKHMQIRVNAEPAAFYRAGRVEHMRTDRRLQSLLKTQRELIGKELWLYIGINTFDYLGSILSYVVIAIPIFSGVYGDLSPTELSALVSKNAFVSIYLIGCFSQLIDLSSTVTDVAGYTHRIGELQETLLSLGRKKNGNYSEAKTSWDLDGSHSGEDPMPRDTAFLLERVTLSVPSSGKLLIKDLSLRISQGNSVMIVGNTGTGKTSLLRVLGGLWESTRGSIRMLTCFGPRGVVFLPQRPFFTDGSLREQVIYPLKEIYPPSGSADDERIMRFLELAGLTDLLARAGGLDEQVDWNWYDILSPGEMQRLSFARLFYLQPKYAVLDEATSALTEEVEHELYRMCLQLGMTLISVGHRPSLEKFHNWILKLHGEGRWELTRSEKMKRLPSGEGH, encoded by the exons ATGCAGGGCGAGGAGAG GGCTGGCTCCCGGCTGGACGGGCTGTTCCTGCGGCGGTTCCTGCGGCTCCTGGCCGTGCTCTTTCCTGGGTGGCCCTCCCCGAGCGCCCTCATGTTCCTGACGCTGCTCGGTGTCGCCTTGCTGG agcagctggtTATTTACCAGGTCGGTGTCATTCCCAGCCACTACTATGAGGTCCTAGGGAGCAAGGACTTCTCCAGATTCAAAACGTTGACTGCCGTTGCCGTGACTCTGATCATTGTGAACTCCACG CTAAAAAGTTTCGACAAGTTTATCTGCAACATGATGTATGTGAACTGGAGGAAATCCCTCACTGAATACCTCCACAGCTGCTACTTCCAAGGCCAGGTCTACTACAGCCTGCACGTGCTGCGTGAGGACATCGATAACCC GGACCAGCGCATCAGCCAGGATGTGGAGAGGTtctgcaggcagctcagctccaTGGCCAGCAAGCTCGTCATCTCACCCTTCACACTGGCCTACTACACATACCAGTGCTTTCACAG CACAGGCTGGCTAGGCCCGGTGAGCATCTTTGGGTATTTCATCATTGGGACAATGATTAACAAGGTGCTGATGAGCCCAATTGTGTCTAAACTTGTGCAGCAGGAAAAACTGGAGGGAGACTTCAG GTTCAAGCACATGCAGATTCGTGTCAATGCAGAACCAGCTGCTTTCTACAG gGCTGGGCGAGTGGAGCACATGCGCACAGACCGGAGGCTGCAGAGCCTGCTGAAGACCCAGAGGGAGCTGATAGGCAAGGAGCTGTGGCTATACA TTGGGATCAACACCTTTGATTATCTGGGCAGCATCCTCAGCTACGTGGTCATTGCCATTCCCATCTTTTCTGGGGTCTACGGTGACCTGAGTCCAACAGAGCTCAGTGCCCTTGTCAGCAAG AATGCCTTTGTTTCCATCTACCTCATTGGCTGCTTCAGCCAGCTCATAGATCTCTCCAGCACTGTGACTGATGTAGCTGGCTACACACACAG GATTGGTGAACTGCAGGAGACCTTGCTGAGccttggcagaaaaaaaaatggtaacTACTCAGAAGCCAAAACCAGCTGGGATTTGGATGG CAGCCATTCTGGGGAGGACCCAATGCCAAGGGACACAGCTTTCCTTCTGGAGCGAGTGACACTCTCAGTACCATCCTCTGGCAAGCTGCTTATCAAGGACTTGAGCCTCAGGATCTCACAAGGAAACAGTGTGATGATTGTGGGAAACACTGGTACAGGGAAGACCTCTCTCCTGAGGGTCCTTGGAGGACTCTGGGAGAGCACACGGG GGAGCATCAGGATGCTGACCTGCTTTGGCCCCCGAGGAGTGGTGTTCCTACCACAGCGGCCCTTCTTCACTGATGGAAGCCTGCGTGAGCAG GTGATCTACCCCTTGAAGGAGATCTATCCACCTTCAG GGTCTGCAGATGATGAGAGGATTATGCGattcctggagctggctgggctg ACTGATTTGCTGGCAAGGGCTGGAGGACTGGATGAACAGGTGGACTGGAACTG GTATGAcatcctgtccccaggggagaTGCAGAGGCTCTCATTTGCACGGCTCTTCTACCTCCAGCCAAAATACGCAG tgttaGATGAAGCCACCAGTGCCTTGACAGAAGAGGTGGAGCATGAACTGTACCGTATGTGCCTTCAGCTGGGCATGACACTGATCAGCGTGGGACACAGACCCAGCCTGGAAAAG TTCCACAACTGGATTTTGAAACTTCATGGGGAGGGAAGATGGGAGCTCACTCGAAGTGAGAAGATGAAGCGGCTCCCCTCTGGGGAAGGACACTGA
- the ABCD4 gene encoding lysosomal cobalamin transporter ABCD4 isoform X9: MMYVNWRKSLTEYLHSCYFQGQVYYSLHVLREDIDNPDQRISQDVERFCRQLSSMASKLVISPFTLAYYTYQCFHSTGWLGPVSIFGYFIIGTMINKVLMSPIVSKLVQQEKLEGDFRFKHMQIRVNAEPAAFYRAGRVEHMRTDRRLQSLLKTQRELIGKELWLYIGINTFDYLGSILSYVVIAIPIFSGVYGDLSPTELSALVSKNAFVSIYLIGCFSQLIDLSSTVTDVAGYTHRIGELQETLLSLGRKKNGNYSEAKTSWDLDGSHSGEDPMPRDTAFLLERVTLSVPSSGKLLIKDLSLRISQGNSVMIVGNTGTGKTSLLRVLGGLWESTRGSIRMLTCFGPRGVVFLPQRPFFTDGSLREQVIYPLKEIYPPSGSADDERIMRFLELAGLTDLLARAGGLDEQVDWNWYDILSPGEMQRLSFARLFYLQPKYAVLDEATSALTEEVEHELYRMCLQLGMTLISVGHRPSLEKVRHGGSAPCLPQGGEVEGVSDKQRGVTKAGGPHCGWIMPL, from the exons ATGATGTATGTGAACTGGAGGAAATCCCTCACTGAATACCTCCACAGCTGCTACTTCCAAGGCCAGGTCTACTACAGCCTGCACGTGCTGCGTGAGGACATCGATAACCC GGACCAGCGCATCAGCCAGGATGTGGAGAGGTtctgcaggcagctcagctccaTGGCCAGCAAGCTCGTCATCTCACCCTTCACACTGGCCTACTACACATACCAGTGCTTTCACAG CACAGGCTGGCTAGGCCCGGTGAGCATCTTTGGGTATTTCATCATTGGGACAATGATTAACAAGGTGCTGATGAGCCCAATTGTGTCTAAACTTGTGCAGCAGGAAAAACTGGAGGGAGACTTCAG GTTCAAGCACATGCAGATTCGTGTCAATGCAGAACCAGCTGCTTTCTACAG gGCTGGGCGAGTGGAGCACATGCGCACAGACCGGAGGCTGCAGAGCCTGCTGAAGACCCAGAGGGAGCTGATAGGCAAGGAGCTGTGGCTATACA TTGGGATCAACACCTTTGATTATCTGGGCAGCATCCTCAGCTACGTGGTCATTGCCATTCCCATCTTTTCTGGGGTCTACGGTGACCTGAGTCCAACAGAGCTCAGTGCCCTTGTCAGCAAG AATGCCTTTGTTTCCATCTACCTCATTGGCTGCTTCAGCCAGCTCATAGATCTCTCCAGCACTGTGACTGATGTAGCTGGCTACACACACAG GATTGGTGAACTGCAGGAGACCTTGCTGAGccttggcagaaaaaaaaatggtaacTACTCAGAAGCCAAAACCAGCTGGGATTTGGATGG CAGCCATTCTGGGGAGGACCCAATGCCAAGGGACACAGCTTTCCTTCTGGAGCGAGTGACACTCTCAGTACCATCCTCTGGCAAGCTGCTTATCAAGGACTTGAGCCTCAGGATCTCACAAGGAAACAGTGTGATGATTGTGGGAAACACTGGTACAGGGAAGACCTCTCTCCTGAGGGTCCTTGGAGGACTCTGGGAGAGCACACGGG GGAGCATCAGGATGCTGACCTGCTTTGGCCCCCGAGGAGTGGTGTTCCTACCACAGCGGCCCTTCTTCACTGATGGAAGCCTGCGTGAGCAG GTGATCTACCCCTTGAAGGAGATCTATCCACCTTCAG GGTCTGCAGATGATGAGAGGATTATGCGattcctggagctggctgggctg ACTGATTTGCTGGCAAGGGCTGGAGGACTGGATGAACAGGTGGACTGGAACTG GTATGAcatcctgtccccaggggagaTGCAGAGGCTCTCATTTGCACGGCTCTTCTACCTCCAGCCAAAATACGCAG tgttaGATGAAGCCACCAGTGCCTTGACAGAAGAGGTGGAGCATGAACTGTACCGTATGTGCCTTCAGCTGGGCATGACACTGATCAGCGTGGGACACAGACCCAGCCTGGAAAAGGTGAGACACGGAGGCAGTGCTCCATGTCTCCCTCAGGGTGGTGAGGTAGAGGGGGTCTCTGACAAGCAGAGGGGAGTGACTAAGGCTGGAGGACCTCATTGTGGGTGGATCATGCCCTTGTAG
- the ABCD4 gene encoding lysosomal cobalamin transporter ABCD4 isoform X5 yields the protein MQGEERAGSRLDGLFLRRFLRLLAVLFPGWPSPSALMFLTLLGVALLEQLVIYQVGVIPSHYYEVLGSKDFSRFKTLTAVAVTLIIVNSTLKSFDKFICNMMYVNWRKSLTEYLHSCYFQGQVYYSLHVLREDIDNPDQRISQDVERFCRQLSSMASKLVISPFTLAYYTYQCFHSTGWLGPVSIFGYFIIGTMINKVLMSPIVSKLVQQEKLEGDFRFKHMQIRVNAEPAAFYRAGRVEHMRTDRRLQSLLKTQRELIGKELWLYIGINTFDYLGSILSYVVIAIPIFSGVYGDLSPTELSALVSKNAFVSIYLIGCFSQLIDLSSTVTDVAGYTHRIGELQETLLSLGRKKNGNYSEAKTSWDLDGSHSGEDPMPRDTAFLLERVTLSVPSSGKLLIKDLSLRISQGNSVMIVGNTGTGKTSLLRVLGGLWESTRGSIRMLTCFGPRGVVFLPQRPFFTDGSLREQVIYPLKEIYPPSGSADDERIMRFLELAGLTDLLARAGGLDEQVDWNWYDILSPGEMQRLSFARLFYLQPKYAVLDEATSALTEEVEHELYRMCLQLGMTLISVGHRPSLEKVRHGGSAPCLPQGGEVEGVSDKQRGVTKAGGPHCGWIMPL from the exons ATGCAGGGCGAGGAGAG GGCTGGCTCCCGGCTGGACGGGCTGTTCCTGCGGCGGTTCCTGCGGCTCCTGGCCGTGCTCTTTCCTGGGTGGCCCTCCCCGAGCGCCCTCATGTTCCTGACGCTGCTCGGTGTCGCCTTGCTGG agcagctggtTATTTACCAGGTCGGTGTCATTCCCAGCCACTACTATGAGGTCCTAGGGAGCAAGGACTTCTCCAGATTCAAAACGTTGACTGCCGTTGCCGTGACTCTGATCATTGTGAACTCCACG CTAAAAAGTTTCGACAAGTTTATCTGCAACATGATGTATGTGAACTGGAGGAAATCCCTCACTGAATACCTCCACAGCTGCTACTTCCAAGGCCAGGTCTACTACAGCCTGCACGTGCTGCGTGAGGACATCGATAACCC GGACCAGCGCATCAGCCAGGATGTGGAGAGGTtctgcaggcagctcagctccaTGGCCAGCAAGCTCGTCATCTCACCCTTCACACTGGCCTACTACACATACCAGTGCTTTCACAG CACAGGCTGGCTAGGCCCGGTGAGCATCTTTGGGTATTTCATCATTGGGACAATGATTAACAAGGTGCTGATGAGCCCAATTGTGTCTAAACTTGTGCAGCAGGAAAAACTGGAGGGAGACTTCAG GTTCAAGCACATGCAGATTCGTGTCAATGCAGAACCAGCTGCTTTCTACAG gGCTGGGCGAGTGGAGCACATGCGCACAGACCGGAGGCTGCAGAGCCTGCTGAAGACCCAGAGGGAGCTGATAGGCAAGGAGCTGTGGCTATACA TTGGGATCAACACCTTTGATTATCTGGGCAGCATCCTCAGCTACGTGGTCATTGCCATTCCCATCTTTTCTGGGGTCTACGGTGACCTGAGTCCAACAGAGCTCAGTGCCCTTGTCAGCAAG AATGCCTTTGTTTCCATCTACCTCATTGGCTGCTTCAGCCAGCTCATAGATCTCTCCAGCACTGTGACTGATGTAGCTGGCTACACACACAG GATTGGTGAACTGCAGGAGACCTTGCTGAGccttggcagaaaaaaaaatggtaacTACTCAGAAGCCAAAACCAGCTGGGATTTGGATGG CAGCCATTCTGGGGAGGACCCAATGCCAAGGGACACAGCTTTCCTTCTGGAGCGAGTGACACTCTCAGTACCATCCTCTGGCAAGCTGCTTATCAAGGACTTGAGCCTCAGGATCTCACAAGGAAACAGTGTGATGATTGTGGGAAACACTGGTACAGGGAAGACCTCTCTCCTGAGGGTCCTTGGAGGACTCTGGGAGAGCACACGGG GGAGCATCAGGATGCTGACCTGCTTTGGCCCCCGAGGAGTGGTGTTCCTACCACAGCGGCCCTTCTTCACTGATGGAAGCCTGCGTGAGCAG GTGATCTACCCCTTGAAGGAGATCTATCCACCTTCAG GGTCTGCAGATGATGAGAGGATTATGCGattcctggagctggctgggctg ACTGATTTGCTGGCAAGGGCTGGAGGACTGGATGAACAGGTGGACTGGAACTG GTATGAcatcctgtccccaggggagaTGCAGAGGCTCTCATTTGCACGGCTCTTCTACCTCCAGCCAAAATACGCAG tgttaGATGAAGCCACCAGTGCCTTGACAGAAGAGGTGGAGCATGAACTGTACCGTATGTGCCTTCAGCTGGGCATGACACTGATCAGCGTGGGACACAGACCCAGCCTGGAAAAGGTGAGACACGGAGGCAGTGCTCCATGTCTCCCTCAGGGTGGTGAGGTAGAGGGGGTCTCTGACAAGCAGAGGGGAGTGACTAAGGCTGGAGGACCTCATTGTGGGTGGATCATGCCCTTGTAG
- the ABCD4 gene encoding lysosomal cobalamin transporter ABCD4 isoform X3, producing the protein MNIHVERPRRRGWPGRSGPVRRAPMAGGSGSAGGAGAGGRAGSRLDGLFLRRFLRLLAVLFPGWPSPSALMFLTLLGVALLEQLVIYQVGVIPSHYYEVLGSKDFSRFKTLTAVAVTLIIVNSTLKSFDKFICNMMYVNWRKSLTEYLHSCYFQGQVYYSLHVLREDIDNPDQRISQDVERFCRQLSSMASKLVISPFTLAYYTYQCFHSTGWLGPVSIFGYFIIGTMINKVLMSPIVSKLVQQEKLEGDFRFKHMQIRVNAEPAAFYRAGRVEHMRTDRRLQSLLKTQRELIGKELWLYIGINTFDYLGSILSYVVIAIPIFSGVYGDLSPTELSALVSKNAFVSIYLIGCFSQLIDLSSTVTDVAGYTHRIGELQETLLSLGRKKNGNYSEAKTSWDLDGSHSGEDPMPRDTAFLLERVTLSVPSSGKLLIKDLSLRISQGNSVMIVGNTGTGKTSLLRVLGGLWESTRGSIRMLTCFGPRGVVFLPQRPFFTDGSLREQVIYPLKEIYPPSGSADDERIMRFLELAGLTDLLARAGGLDEQVDWNWYDILSPGEMQRLSFARLFYLQPKYAVLDEATSALTEEVEHELYRMCLQLGMTLISVGHRPSLEKFHNWILKLHGEGRWELTRSEKMKRLPSGEGH; encoded by the exons ATGAATATTCATGTGGAGCGCCCGCGGAGGCGGGGCTGGCCCGGCAGGTCCGGTCCGGTCCGGCGGGCACCGATGGCGGGGGGCAGCGGCAGCGCGGGGGGCGCCGGGGCCGGCGGGCG GGCTGGCTCCCGGCTGGACGGGCTGTTCCTGCGGCGGTTCCTGCGGCTCCTGGCCGTGCTCTTTCCTGGGTGGCCCTCCCCGAGCGCCCTCATGTTCCTGACGCTGCTCGGTGTCGCCTTGCTGG agcagctggtTATTTACCAGGTCGGTGTCATTCCCAGCCACTACTATGAGGTCCTAGGGAGCAAGGACTTCTCCAGATTCAAAACGTTGACTGCCGTTGCCGTGACTCTGATCATTGTGAACTCCACG CTAAAAAGTTTCGACAAGTTTATCTGCAACATGATGTATGTGAACTGGAGGAAATCCCTCACTGAATACCTCCACAGCTGCTACTTCCAAGGCCAGGTCTACTACAGCCTGCACGTGCTGCGTGAGGACATCGATAACCC GGACCAGCGCATCAGCCAGGATGTGGAGAGGTtctgcaggcagctcagctccaTGGCCAGCAAGCTCGTCATCTCACCCTTCACACTGGCCTACTACACATACCAGTGCTTTCACAG CACAGGCTGGCTAGGCCCGGTGAGCATCTTTGGGTATTTCATCATTGGGACAATGATTAACAAGGTGCTGATGAGCCCAATTGTGTCTAAACTTGTGCAGCAGGAAAAACTGGAGGGAGACTTCAG GTTCAAGCACATGCAGATTCGTGTCAATGCAGAACCAGCTGCTTTCTACAG gGCTGGGCGAGTGGAGCACATGCGCACAGACCGGAGGCTGCAGAGCCTGCTGAAGACCCAGAGGGAGCTGATAGGCAAGGAGCTGTGGCTATACA TTGGGATCAACACCTTTGATTATCTGGGCAGCATCCTCAGCTACGTGGTCATTGCCATTCCCATCTTTTCTGGGGTCTACGGTGACCTGAGTCCAACAGAGCTCAGTGCCCTTGTCAGCAAG AATGCCTTTGTTTCCATCTACCTCATTGGCTGCTTCAGCCAGCTCATAGATCTCTCCAGCACTGTGACTGATGTAGCTGGCTACACACACAG GATTGGTGAACTGCAGGAGACCTTGCTGAGccttggcagaaaaaaaaatggtaacTACTCAGAAGCCAAAACCAGCTGGGATTTGGATGG CAGCCATTCTGGGGAGGACCCAATGCCAAGGGACACAGCTTTCCTTCTGGAGCGAGTGACACTCTCAGTACCATCCTCTGGCAAGCTGCTTATCAAGGACTTGAGCCTCAGGATCTCACAAGGAAACAGTGTGATGATTGTGGGAAACACTGGTACAGGGAAGACCTCTCTCCTGAGGGTCCTTGGAGGACTCTGGGAGAGCACACGGG GGAGCATCAGGATGCTGACCTGCTTTGGCCCCCGAGGAGTGGTGTTCCTACCACAGCGGCCCTTCTTCACTGATGGAAGCCTGCGTGAGCAG GTGATCTACCCCTTGAAGGAGATCTATCCACCTTCAG GGTCTGCAGATGATGAGAGGATTATGCGattcctggagctggctgggctg ACTGATTTGCTGGCAAGGGCTGGAGGACTGGATGAACAGGTGGACTGGAACTG GTATGAcatcctgtccccaggggagaTGCAGAGGCTCTCATTTGCACGGCTCTTCTACCTCCAGCCAAAATACGCAG tgttaGATGAAGCCACCAGTGCCTTGACAGAAGAGGTGGAGCATGAACTGTACCGTATGTGCCTTCAGCTGGGCATGACACTGATCAGCGTGGGACACAGACCCAGCCTGGAAAAG TTCCACAACTGGATTTTGAAACTTCATGGGGAGGGAAGATGGGAGCTCACTCGAAGTGAGAAGATGAAGCGGCTCCCCTCTGGGGAAGGACACTGA
- the ABCD4 gene encoding lysosomal cobalamin transporter ABCD4 isoform X1, translating to MNIHVERPRRRGWPGRSGPVRRAPMAGGSGSAGGAGAGGRAGSRLDGLFLRRFLRLLAVLFPGWPSPSALMFLTLLGVALLEQLVIYQVGVIPSHYYEVLGSKDFSRFKTLTAVAVTLIIVNSTLKSFDKFICNMMYVNWRKSLTEYLHSCYFQGQVYYSLHVLREDIDNPDQRISQDVERFCRQLSSMASKLVISPFTLAYYTYQCFHSTGWLGPVSIFGYFIIGTMINKVLMSPIVSKLVQQEKLEGDFRFKHMQIRVNAEPAAFYRAGRVEHMRTDRRLQSLLKTQRELIGKELWLYIGINTFDYLGSILSYVVIAIPIFSGVYGDLSPTELSALVSKNAFVSIYLIGCFSQLIDLSSTVTDVAGYTHRIGELQETLLSLGRKKNGNYSEAKTSWDLDGSHSGEDPMPRDTAFLLERVTLSVPSSGKLLIKDLSLRISQGNSVMIVGNTGTGKTSLLRVLGGLWESTRGSIRMLTCFGPRGVVFLPQRPFFTDGSLREQVIYPLKEIYPPSGSADDERIMRFLELAGLTDLLARAGGLDEQVDWNWYDILSPGEMQRLSFARLFYLQPKYAVLDEATSALTEEVEHELYRMCLQLGMTLISVGHRPSLEKVRHGGSAPCLPQGGEVEGVSDKQRGVTKAGGPHCGWIMPL from the exons ATGAATATTCATGTGGAGCGCCCGCGGAGGCGGGGCTGGCCCGGCAGGTCCGGTCCGGTCCGGCGGGCACCGATGGCGGGGGGCAGCGGCAGCGCGGGGGGCGCCGGGGCCGGCGGGCG GGCTGGCTCCCGGCTGGACGGGCTGTTCCTGCGGCGGTTCCTGCGGCTCCTGGCCGTGCTCTTTCCTGGGTGGCCCTCCCCGAGCGCCCTCATGTTCCTGACGCTGCTCGGTGTCGCCTTGCTGG agcagctggtTATTTACCAGGTCGGTGTCATTCCCAGCCACTACTATGAGGTCCTAGGGAGCAAGGACTTCTCCAGATTCAAAACGTTGACTGCCGTTGCCGTGACTCTGATCATTGTGAACTCCACG CTAAAAAGTTTCGACAAGTTTATCTGCAACATGATGTATGTGAACTGGAGGAAATCCCTCACTGAATACCTCCACAGCTGCTACTTCCAAGGCCAGGTCTACTACAGCCTGCACGTGCTGCGTGAGGACATCGATAACCC GGACCAGCGCATCAGCCAGGATGTGGAGAGGTtctgcaggcagctcagctccaTGGCCAGCAAGCTCGTCATCTCACCCTTCACACTGGCCTACTACACATACCAGTGCTTTCACAG CACAGGCTGGCTAGGCCCGGTGAGCATCTTTGGGTATTTCATCATTGGGACAATGATTAACAAGGTGCTGATGAGCCCAATTGTGTCTAAACTTGTGCAGCAGGAAAAACTGGAGGGAGACTTCAG GTTCAAGCACATGCAGATTCGTGTCAATGCAGAACCAGCTGCTTTCTACAG gGCTGGGCGAGTGGAGCACATGCGCACAGACCGGAGGCTGCAGAGCCTGCTGAAGACCCAGAGGGAGCTGATAGGCAAGGAGCTGTGGCTATACA TTGGGATCAACACCTTTGATTATCTGGGCAGCATCCTCAGCTACGTGGTCATTGCCATTCCCATCTTTTCTGGGGTCTACGGTGACCTGAGTCCAACAGAGCTCAGTGCCCTTGTCAGCAAG AATGCCTTTGTTTCCATCTACCTCATTGGCTGCTTCAGCCAGCTCATAGATCTCTCCAGCACTGTGACTGATGTAGCTGGCTACACACACAG GATTGGTGAACTGCAGGAGACCTTGCTGAGccttggcagaaaaaaaaatggtaacTACTCAGAAGCCAAAACCAGCTGGGATTTGGATGG CAGCCATTCTGGGGAGGACCCAATGCCAAGGGACACAGCTTTCCTTCTGGAGCGAGTGACACTCTCAGTACCATCCTCTGGCAAGCTGCTTATCAAGGACTTGAGCCTCAGGATCTCACAAGGAAACAGTGTGATGATTGTGGGAAACACTGGTACAGGGAAGACCTCTCTCCTGAGGGTCCTTGGAGGACTCTGGGAGAGCACACGGG GGAGCATCAGGATGCTGACCTGCTTTGGCCCCCGAGGAGTGGTGTTCCTACCACAGCGGCCCTTCTTCACTGATGGAAGCCTGCGTGAGCAG GTGATCTACCCCTTGAAGGAGATCTATCCACCTTCAG GGTCTGCAGATGATGAGAGGATTATGCGattcctggagctggctgggctg ACTGATTTGCTGGCAAGGGCTGGAGGACTGGATGAACAGGTGGACTGGAACTG GTATGAcatcctgtccccaggggagaTGCAGAGGCTCTCATTTGCACGGCTCTTCTACCTCCAGCCAAAATACGCAG tgttaGATGAAGCCACCAGTGCCTTGACAGAAGAGGTGGAGCATGAACTGTACCGTATGTGCCTTCAGCTGGGCATGACACTGATCAGCGTGGGACACAGACCCAGCCTGGAAAAGGTGAGACACGGAGGCAGTGCTCCATGTCTCCCTCAGGGTGGTGAGGTAGAGGGGGTCTCTGACAAGCAGAGGGGAGTGACTAAGGCTGGAGGACCTCATTGTGGGTGGATCATGCCCTTGTAG